The following coding sequences are from one Homalodisca vitripennis isolate AUS2020 chromosome 7, UT_GWSS_2.1, whole genome shotgun sequence window:
- the LOC124366446 gene encoding uncharacterized protein LOC124366446, producing MKKRMKDLSSTNAQDKRKNLTKSMAPHIDLDPLSLTAETVTTPLQLFPFACQDEKKKATENCTDQVANESVVLKDVKSKRNMTWYIANRNYTTTTPGVKNSCKSSSQIFHIPLEKWPYKCKICEKYFKSNSKLEKHFNAYHPNLKMPKQKHLITEMLQPKNNAIVRQPSGTSMQQTCASNIQKPIKAILRQTTGIRKQWTSNTTHIQKPVQTNMWQQTDTVTWQTTNYSGQQPTDAEVHMESKTCDKQQLTDLAKRQTTGTTGEKQSNDAVVLQSTSSNMSWTIDKVQNPVHPNVNQPTDTFVLKPTDAVEQRPSKTDAQQTNEINVQQPTFNILCHKTYTNVQHSYKAASYKSTNATMKWKNETVMEKKTDTFEQQSTDAIMQQSTDAIMQQSTGTNMQKLTGGVKQQLLNSDLQQPSDGIFRQKKNTNVRQRAGAEKQRSTYIFVRQKTGKDVKSKRNKNCASITRVIKLNCTSSSQFLHIPLDKWPHKCEKCKTCFKSSSTLEKHFKIHHPKSEMMKQIHNVSNILEPTNKSVVRQPGNTRKLKTNANVRKPIQAVVKQQTNSVIKETTDAVVPVYPIVQKPLNVRQTTDVVVQHTIETAIQKPNDAVEKQPIDTDVQHTTDSVIQQTTETAIQKPTDAVEKQPIDTDVQQTTETAIQNPTDAIIQQTTETAIQNPSDAVEKQSIDMYMQQTTGAIEKQPIDTDVQQTTDAVMQQATETAIQNPTDAIIQQTTETSIQKPTDSVEKQPINTDVQQTTDAVMQQATETAIQNPTDAIIQQTTETAIQNPSVAIEKQPIDTDVQQTTDAVMQQATETAIQNPTDAIIQQTTETAIQNPSDAIEKQPIDTDVQQTTDAVMQQATETAIQNTIDAIIQQTTETTIQNTIDAFIQQTTETTIQKPTGDVEKQPIDTNLQQTNDPVIQQTTETSPASIWKPTNALEKQPIDTDVKQPFSDIVKQTTNSLVQQTFDNALQHFNDLVEQKPILDTVQHSSDVTVQHTAGAVVPHVTYIIMLKSTDIVGGQLNENICLKPINNIKQHRTKPKSSSVKHRKIAQEKQTPRKRIRKLCPKKQYLCHECGEVFQYKGILYKHEKTHRKMKEVVSYRKRQHMRSDDPEKVPEEEIHEMRQAEEITFCCNVCGKSYITKKYFLQHLRMHLNTKLKCDTCGMVFKRIGNLKTHQRVHSNIRPYECDICLKTLTSKGALRKHKISHLEKKPFVCKTCNRSFSQKVCLDMHESRHPGYTMPYLCYVCGERFLWPFLLLQHEYKIHNVNYEESLMSTRLGTHISVCDICKQCFRTRNSLLNHQARIHSVNSIQPTKSPSDSQKRKRSEHSRTVHSGNRNLKFFCSQCNKGFPVRYALMLHEDSVHGIRRARQFICEFCDRRFVYECHLKFHIPIHTGKYPHICKLCGKGFLLPSHLKLHENVHTGHRPYVCRFCGKGFKQNSNLGYHVQVMHMRKPFQCDTCGKQFFSRQNIIRHVQIHLRQNGTTNKNS from the exons GATGTGAAATCAAAAAGAAACATGACATGGTACATAGCTAACAGAAACTATACAACAACTACACCTGGCGTCAAGAACAGTTGTAAAAGTTCATCTCAGATTTTTCACATACCTCTTGAAAAATGGccttacaaatgtaaaatatgtgaaaaatatttcaaatcaaatagtAAATTAGAAAAGCACTTTAATGCTTATCACCCAAATTTGAAAATGCCAAAGCAAAAACATCTTATCACTGAAATGTTGCAGCCGAAAAATAATGCTATTGTGCGCCAGCCAAGTGGTACAAGCATGCAACAAACATGTGCCTCAAACATACAGAAACCAATTAAAGCTATTCTGCGGCAGACCACTGGCATAAGGAAGCAATGGACATCTAACACAACACACATACAAAAACCAGTTCAAACTAATATGTGGCAGCAAACTGATACTGTTACATGGCAGACAACTAATTACAGTGGACAACAGCCAACTGATGCAGAAGTGCATATGGAAAGTAAAACTTGTGACAAGCAGCAGCTCACTGACTTGGCAAAAAGACAGACAACAGGGACCACCGGTGAGAAGCAGTCCAATGATGCAGTTGTGTTGCAGTCAACTAGCAGCAATATGAGTTGGACGATTGATAAAGTCCAGAACCCAGTTCATCCTAATGTGAATCAGCCAACTGATACATTTGTGCTGAAACCAACGGATGCTGTTGAGCAACGACCATCTAAGACTGATGCACAGCAGACAAATGAAATCAATGTGCAGCAGCCAACCTTTAACATTTTATGCCATAAAACTTATACTAATGTACAACATTCATATAAGGCAGCCAGCTACAAATCAACTAATGCCACTATGAAATGGAAAAATGAGACAGTTATGGAGAAAAAAACTGATACTTTTGAACAACAGTCAACCGATGCTATTATGCAGCAGTCAACCGATGCAATTATGCAGCAGTCAACTGGCACCAATATGCAGAAGCTAACTGGTGGTGTTAAACAGCAACTATTAAATTCTGATTTGCAGCAGCCAAGTGATGGCATTTTTCGTCAGAAAAAAAACACCAATGTGCGACAGAGGGCTGGTGCGGAGAAGCAACGGTCAACTTACATTTTTGTGCGGCAGAAAACAGGCAAG GATGTGAAATCAAAAAGAAACAAGAATTGTGCATCTATTACACGTGTCATCAAGCTGAATTGCACAAGTTCATCACAGTTTCTACACATACCGCTTGATAAATGGCCACACAAatgtgaaaaatgtaaaacatgtttcaaaTCAAGTAGTACATTAGAAAAGCACTTTAAAATACATCATCCAAAGTCGGAAATGATGAAGCAAATACACAATGTAAGTAACATTTTGGAGCCAACAAATAAATCTGTTGTACGACAGCCAGGTAATACCAGGAAACTGAAAACTAATGCAAACGTACGCAAGCCAATTCAAGCTGTTGTGAAACAGCAAACTAACTCTGTTATAAAGGAGACAACTGATGCAGTTGTTCCAGTTTATCCTATTGTGCAGAAACCACTTAATGTTCGGCAGACAACTGATGTTGTTGTGCAACACACAATTGAGACAGCCATACAGAAGCCAAATGATGCTGTTGAGAAGCAGCCCATTGACACTGATGTGCAGCACACAACTGATTCCGTTATACAACAGACAACTGAGACAGCCATTCAGAAGCCAACTGATGCTGTTGAGAAGCAGCCAATAGACACTGATGTGCAGCAGACAACTGAAACAGCCATTCAGAACCCAACTGATGCCATTATACAACAGACAACTGAGACAGCCATTCAGAATCCAAGTGATGCTGTTGAGAAACAGTCTATTGACATGTACATGCAGCAGACAACTGGTGCTATTGAGAAGCAGCCCATTGACACTGATGTGCAGCAGACAACTGATGCTGTTATGCAACAGGCAACTGAAACAGCCATTCAGAACCCAACTGATGCCATTATACAACAGACAACTGAGACATCCATTCAGAAGCCAACTGATTCTGTTGAGAAGCAGCCCATTAACACTGATGTGCAGCAGACAACTGATGCTGTTATGCAACAGGCAACTGAAACAGCCATTCAGAACCCAACTGATGCCATTATACAACAGACAACTGAGACAGCCATTCAGAATCCAAGTGTTGCTATTGAGAAGCAGCCCATTGACACTGATGTACAGCAGACAACTGATGCTGTTATGCAACAGGCAACTGAAACAGCCATTCAGAACCCAACTGATGCCATTATACAACAGACAACTGAGACAGCCATTCAGAATCCAAGTGATGCTATTGAGAAGCAGCCCATTGACACTGATGTGCAGCAGACAACTGATGCTGTTATGCAACAGGCAACTGAAACAGCcattcagaacacaattgatgcCATTATACAACAGACAACTGAGACAACcattcagaacacaattgatgcCTTTATACAACAGACAACTGAGACAACCATTCAGAAGCCAACTGGTGATGTCGAGAAACAGCCAATAGACACTAATCTGCAGCAGACAAATGATCCCGTTATACAACAAACAACTGAGACATCTCCGGCAAGCATATGGAAGCCAACTAATGCTCTTGAGAAGCAGCCCATTGACACTGATGTGAAACAGCCATTTAGTGATATTGTGAAGCAGACAACTAATTCTTTAGTACAACAGACATTTGACAATGCCTTGCAACATTTCAATGACTTGGTCGAACAGAAGCCGATCCTTGACACTGTTCAGCACTCAAGTGATGTCACTGTGCAACATACAGCTGGTGCTGTTGTGCCACATGTAACCTATATCATTATGCTGAAGTCAACTGATATTGTTGGAGGTCAACtgaatgaaaatatatgtttaaagcCCATCAATAACATTAAGCAGCACCGAACTAAGCCGAAGTCCAGTTCAGTCAAACATAGAAAAATTGCCCAAGAGAAACAAACGCCCAGGAAGCGAATTAGAAAACTCTGTCctaaaaagcaatatttatgCCATGAATGTGGCGAGGTCTTTCAATATAAGGGTATATTATATAAGCATGAAAAAACTCACCGCAAGATGAAAGAAGTGGTTAGTTATAGGAAGAGGCAACATATGCGGTCAGACGACCCTGAAAAAGTGCCTGAGGAAGAAATACATGAGATGAGACAAGCAGAAGAAATTACGTTTTGTTGTAATGTTTGTGGAAAATCTTATATCACTAAAAAGTACTTTCTACAGCATCTACGTAtgcatttaaatacaaaacttaagTGTGACACTTGTGGAATGGTATTCAAAagaattggaaatttaaaaactcatcaACGAGTTCACTCTAACATTAGACCCTATGAGTGTGATATATGCCTCAAGACTTTAACTTCAAAGGGTGCCTTGAGGAAACATAAAATATCTCATTTAGAGAAAAAACCGTTTGTTTGTAAAACATGTAATAGAAGTTTTTCACAAAAAGTGTGCTTGGACATGCATGAAAGTCGCCACCCAGGCTATACCATGCCTTATTTGTGTTATGTTTGTGGGGAAAGATTTTTGTGGCCTTTCTTACTTTTGCAGCACGAGTATAAGATACATAACGTAAACTACGAAGAAAGTTTGATGAGTACTCGTTTGGGTACACACATTTCAGTATGCGATATCTGTAAACAGTGCTTCAGAACTAGAAACAGCCTGCTGAATCACCAAGCTAGGATTCACTCAGTAAATTCAATACAACCGACTAAATCCCCATCTGATTCACAAAAGCGAAAACGGTCTGAACATTCCAGAACAGTTCATAGTggtaatagaaatttaaaatttttttgtagcCAATGTAATAAAGGGTTTCCTGTAAGGTATGCGTTAATGCTCCATGAAGACTCAGTTCACGGTATACGACGTGCAAGACAGTTCATATGTGAGTTCTGTGACAGAAGGTTTGTTTACgaatgtcatttaaaattccatataCCAATCCATACGGGGAAGTATCCTCATATATGTAAATTATGTGGCAAAGGTTTTTTATTACCAAGCCATTTAAAACTTCATGAGAATGTTCACACGGGTCATAGGCCGTATGTTTGCAGGTTCTGTGGGAAGGGATTTAAACAGAACAGTAACCTAGGGTACCATGTACAGGTGATGCACATGAGAAAACCGTTCCAATGTGATACGTGCGGTAAACAGTTCTTCAGTAGGCAGAATATAATCAGACATGTACAGATTCATTTGAGGCAAAATGGGACAACAAACaaaaattcgtaa